tccggttgcgtacattcaaccgcagaagaagaagaactactctcgttgtagctgctgagatgcagagcatccaccgtgccagagggggagctgtgtatctgagagctggcctatctattacgtcacttccaggtacctggccaatcacaggacagtgggaaagctctcgttggctggccaatcacaacacagtccacgttctgggggtgtggttttggtctgaaacagcgcggctgacgagagcgtcagtgaggagatattttgatctgctcgtttgcagcgactaggaggtttttaatcatgaaaacaagttaatatatgtaagtagacctccataactaacatatatgtgcgatacaagaattcgatgtcacctttaaaggtAACAAGTCTTGAAAAGCAGAGCCGTGTTTACGCCCTGTGAGGATggaggtgtgaacacacactcatctgCCGGCGTTGACAGATGCGGGAGCTCTGGAGAAGGTTAATCTGAGAGGTGTGCAGGGCAGGCGGGACATCCATGAAGGCCTTGCCTATATGGCAAGAGGAACGTCgtaaactgatttaaaagcaaTACAAACCAAGATCAACGTTTTTAAAACCCTAATTAAATCAACGAGACAAGTGGAAAGATCCATTGGCTCGTGTCGCGTGTGCGACAGTGAAGTGAAGGGACGCACAGGCCAATActaacagatacagatacagttAAACTCAATTTTAATGgtcaatacattaaaaaaacaccgGTGACTCCTTGTGGTTGTACTAGCATCAGATTAACCTGAGTGACGGCAGAGCCTCACACTGTACGAAATCTAACCCCGCACTGATTGTGTTGGGACCCTGAAACATCAAGCTGCTTGCGTCTCGTAACCGTAGCGTCGTgaactctgcagccaaacactcGAGCAGAGCGAGAACTCGAGCCCACTTTGTTTTGAGTGAAATCGGGAAGTCGTTAACAAACATACATCACGGCAGACCTGTAATGGCAGGTGCTCTGATACGGATACATCAGGCCGCCAGGACGGAGGGCATCGGTCGATAGCGCCTCCTCAAATTGTCTTCCTGGCATTAAGTGCTGTAGCCTTTAATGAAACTGGCGCAGAGACCGAAAGTGGAGTAAGACAGTAGAGAGGTGGGGGGGCCCTTACACCAGCACAGCCTCGCCCCTGTGGTGGAAAGCCCATTATCATTAAGAGTCTGAGTAAATGTGAAGAAGGCTTTGTGCTGCTGACCAAGCTGGAATAAGTGTATTAAGCGGCAGTTTCTCAGCTGTCAGGGGTCTCCGTTTTGGGCCCCTGCTAATGTAAcgttaataaaaacaaaatagtgGGCCGCGAGATCCCTCAGAGCGGCCGTCACGTGTCTCCTGTACTCCTACAAACGGAGGCGGCGCACTGTAATACCCCGCGCACCTGCCCGCGTCAGCAGAAAACACATGTGGTTCCATGAACAGCTATACTGTAGTTGTGCTGCCGGTGGTTATTGCACTTGGTTTATTTAATAATGCTATGAATGGCCGGGTGAACCGAGGGTGCGTGCTGGAATAAATCACACAGAGGTCCGTCCGGCCCGCTACGAGGACTCAATCGCACACGGAGCATATGTTCCCAGACGTTACAAACGCACTGGCGGGGTAATCTCCTTCACGATTCCTCTCTAATTTACACcgaaacacacagatgtgtgtcgggctgtgttgtgttgcgttgTGTTGTGCCGTGTGACCTTCCTCATGAGGAAAACTATTAGCCAGCTGTTCATTCTCCAGCTGCAGAGacgttctcacacacacacacacacacatgctgtacatTCACGGCGGCTGGGAGAGAGTAGGTTTGCACCCCTGCAGGTTACAACCGCGGTGAGAGGCCGGGCCGAGGTTTCTGACACTGGTAACAGTCTGACATTAATCAATTAGCTGACAACAGACTGAGGAGGAAGTCATTAATAAAGTGCTGTTTGAAATCGGAGAAATTGGCAGACAGATGTGTGGTAGACGGCTAAAGAAGACGGCAACTATTGGCAACCTTTGctgctctgtgagtgtgtgtgcagggggtTTTAGGCATGTGTGCATTCATGTTTAGCTTGCATTTTAAACCAGCAGGCCACATGGGTCAGGTCTATCAGCCGACCTCAGCCTCCTTCGACTTAACATCTGCTGGGGTCAGACGGTCAGGCTTATCATCAGCTGGATTCTGGTGTTTACGTTCCAGCCGAACACGAGCCGCGGACGAGGCTCTGTGAGTCCGCGCGAGTGCGGCGCGAGGGCGGCGCGAGTGCGGCGCAAGATCTCGGCCTCTCAATGCAGTAAAGACTGTGGTTCCACGCCATTACTGTGCTGATCAATTTGTGATTAAAGAGCTTTTGCTGCAATGAACGCCGTCTTTTATCCTCATAGATGATGTGAGAGATGTGAGCATCAACACTCGGTATTAATCATTTTTGCTATTTGAAgttgtaaattaaaatacagaAGTTCATTCGATTCCTCCTGGAAAACCTTGACGGCCGACGTGTTTATTATGTATTTCAAACAATCTTCACTCTCCTcttgtttctcctctttctctccaggAGACTACGTGGTGCTGACCGTCTTCTTTGACCTGAGCAGGAGAATGGGCTACTTCACAATCCAGACCTACATTCCATGCACCCTAATTGTTGTCCTCTCCTGGGTCTCCTTCTGGATCAACAAGGACGCAGTTCCGGCCAGGACATCATTAGgtacaacataaacaaactcaACAGATACTTCCTCAAATCCTCAAAACCACTTTGATGGTTTAGTTTGAAGTACTATAAATTTAGACGAGATTACTTCTGTAATCAGTCCAGcttctccaaacacaaacatggtgCAGTTAAGTCAGGGTTTGCCGTGACACCACTGGTGGTTACACGGCACCACATTCTGAAAAGCTGTCTGCTTAAgcttcctttttctctttttttcttttctcacccTATCGTTTACaatcctttctcctcctccccccgtcTCCTTTCCCCCCCGTGGATACAGGGCGGCTGCTTTGGAATATAGTTCATCTTGATTAGAGGAGCCTGTCCTGGCATGTATGTTTCCATGCATGCTCTAATGAGGCATTAATTATGCAGTTGCACAAGGAAGATGCAGAGATGCAGCTtcagcacaataataataataatacaggtggcaaaaaaaaaaatgaggccAGAAGTGCGGATTTCAAAGAAATTAGTCAGCTTTTGAACTCGCCCCCGGCATCTGGTGGACAACCTCAAAAGTTCACGCGCGACGTAGCTACGTGCAGAATACTTCGTCAGCTTTCCTTTTGGATCCTCGAGGCTTTAAATCCTGACCTCGAGTCGATGTGATGTGATCATTAGCGAGCATAACTGAATGTAAAGCGATCGCCGCAGGCGGACGCAGTCGCTGCGCCGCGCCGTCTGTCGTTAATCTCGCTAAAAATAgggcttgtgttgtgttttccccGCGCTTCTGCCGCTCAATATTTTGCCGTCAAAATAATAACGCCATTCATTTGCGGCTAGAATTGAACCAAGAGTCAAACGTCCTAATAATCCTTCTTGAGAAATGATGTGGGCGGCGGCGGCAGCCAGGTGGTTAGACAGCAGATTAATGTAGATGACATTTTACTTAATCCATCAATACCAACCAGAAATCTATCAACTCACTCACAATGCTGCGCTGTTAACGTTGACACCAATGTATTTCAGTTCACAACACTAATCATCCTCTACAAAGCCAAACTGTTCCCATGAAGGAGACTTTTGGTCATCTGTTGTTTCACTGTGTCCcataataacacatttcctCATCATGAAACATCACTCCACCCCCATCTGCATCATCGCCGTTAGAGCCGcacagtgagagagtgagtacGAGTGGAGAGGTTAACAGATGGTGTAAGCCGTGTGTCCGCGCGGCCGTCGATGGCTTTTGAACCTGTAGACTATGTGGATCAAGGAGACGGTGAAACAGCTGCTCACGGCCACCGCCGCTGTTAAGCGCCTGCAATTAAACAACCAGCAGTAATCTTCTTTTTATACGCGGTATACTATATGTCAGTCATAAAACTCCTTTTcataatctgtggattattttctcgattaatcgtttggtcgataaaatatcagaaaaccttaaaaaaatgtggtttggtGTTCGtcacacctggaaatgatgttttgttttgtccacaaaccaaaatgattcacttttaatgatttctttgtcatccagagcaaagaaattatgaaaatattcacatttaagaagcttaaacaatcggaaatcttgttttaatcatggaaaaagcttcaaaccaatgaattgattatcaaaatagtttttaatttaggaataaattgtttcagctctactacAGATTGAAAAAAACGCATTAACATGCGAGtcaattaattaaagaaaaagttattaacacagaataaatgtgtgaatggatTTGTAAGCAATCTTTACAAGCAAGCAAAAATCTCTACATTTTTagtttcctttattttattaccatatcttgtattttttaaattctaacCTTTTCCTTTAGTCCGAATCACTTCACCACACagagttttcttgtttttagtggctctgtctgtctgtttgtttgtgcttccactttgcacttgccaatatgaccaacagaggccgccagaggcttgttgccgGTGTCTGATTGCTTCGTTTCTCCTcgttttctctgcctctcttcaCCAGGAATCACCACTGTGCTAACCATGACCACGCTGAGTACCATCGCCAGGAAATCCCTCCCAAAAGTCTCTTACGTGACCGCCATGGACCTGTTCGTCTCCGTCTGCTTCATCTTCGTCTTCGCCGCGCTCATAGAGTACGGCACGCTGCACTACTTTGTCAGCAACAGGAAGCCGAGCGCCAaaaaggacaagaagaagaaaaatccgGTGAGCGTCTTTTTGAAACCCTTTATTTTATCGTTATCCCCTCACACAGCGACAAAGAACATGATTTAGATTTGTTTGTACAATACTGTGTTCACAATATCCCTTATTCAGGTGAAAGGTCACGTTccctcccactcccactctcaCTACACTACTGTGGTGGGATAAGCATCAGGAAACATCTATACACCGCTTAGTATCGCAAAGGGAGCATCGTACTCCAGCGCCACCGACTCAAATGACTCAATAAACAAGGCGTGCGGCTCCAAACCGTCTCCTAATCCATCACACATCTGTTCCAGTTGTAATTTAGACCCGCGTCACATGACAGGAGAGTCGCTCTGACGACGCGAGTCCTAAATCCCCGAAGAGATCATGAGATCATGGCATCCCAGTGGAAAGTCTCTCACCAAATACGCACAGTACGAGCGCTAAGCCAAGTGCATTTACCTCTTACAGCAaaactacacatacacaaataaaaccagCTCATCACATAACATTCAAGGTCGGTCATATATAGTGGAaaacccttttatttttaagaatgCAAGTttgtataattaaaaataactgcagtacattttttttatatatacatatacatatataaagatTGAAGATCTCAGATTTTGGACTGGTTTCACAAGACTTGGAAGACATGAAATGTTAAACCTGTGGGTATACTGCGCTCTTGGGTGAACGGGAGTATTGAAGTGGAactttggggggtgggggtgggggaaaGTGGGGCGCTCCAGTTTCAGCCTCTAAAAGCTAAGGTGGTGCACGTGGTCCAAGTGTCCCGTGGCAGGACGGAGGAAATATGCgaccaaaaccaggtctttGACTGAAAATCTTATGATTATAAATGAAGaacttatttattttgaatcGCTTTCACTTTAGTTTCCTGAAGACAAATAAATGCTTCCATTATGACGTCATGACCCAAAATCAAAAGGTTTCCTGACATAAAgaccatacatacatacgtatatatccCATCATGCATCTCTCCccatgtctgtctctctaaagtatattctgtctctctgtgttcagttaaaagtacaaatacttgtAAATTGTTCTCAACATTatccttgtgtgtgtctgtttatttttgtcccttttatggatgtttatttctctgtttacatgtattctttgtgtgtttgtgtgtgtgttttttttgtgtgtttgttactcTCTTTCAATTCCACATcttctttgtttcctgtctgGACAAAAGCTCCTCCGGCTCTTTTCCTCAAAGGTATATTGCCTGTGTCTGACTGCATGTGTCTGCTGCACTTTGGCTCCTGGAGCCTCCAGCACCTCACTGCTTCTTTCTGCAGAtgcacctccctctctccctctctctctctctctctctctctctgtattatCTCTTTATCCTTTACCTGCATTCTTACtgtactcctcctcctcctcctcctcagtaaCTCAATAGGTATCAGAGATAACATTAAAAAGGGGGCACTCTGCAGTGCACAGTGCGGAGGCAGCCAGCCAGACGTACCGTACTTATGCACtttttgaaattcaaataaGCGTCCCACACATCCCCCTGTCCAGAGGAATGTGATACTCTGTCCCGAGTGTGGACTCATTCTGGCTCCCTCTGTCCTGTttcactctgttgttgttgttgtcgcgTCGTCCGCGTGTAGTAGCCACAGTGAACTAGCCGCTGTTGCAAtagctccctctctctctctctcccccctccccctctctcctttacctgtgtgtttgttgggcTTCTCGACCTGACGCTTTCTGCAGAGTCAGCAGAGCCTTAACAGACTGAAACAGACAACCCCTGCACTGTGTTAAGTCTAATTAGAGTTCCGTCTTCGGAGGATTAACACTAATCTTTAAAACGTTCAAAAAGCATCCaggctggctgtgtgtgtgtgtgtgtgtgtgtggttaggaGCTATGCAAAGGTCTAAATTTAAACTCAACACATAAGTCAGGACGAGACCATCTGCTTAGCGTGTGTGAGGGTCCGCACATCACTAACAGCAGTGGGGAAAACAATACTTCTGAAGGTCAGGGAAGTTCTCTCAACGTGAGCCCGACTGTGGCTGAAAACGACAAATCCACACTAGAGTTAAGTATTCACATTCACATAAGCAGTGGATGCTCCGGTGACGATTCCACAGCAGTGTTTCCACACTGTTTCGCCTACGACAGGGTTGTCTACTTTCAGCCGGTTAAAGTTGCCAGTGCCgctgtgtcgtgtgtgtgtttcttttgtttttcttttcgcTCACACTGACCCAGCACACCGGTCGGCTCGACCCGGGGGCCGACGCGGCAGGATGCTGTTCATGATCCACCGCGCTTTCCCTCCCAACGCAAACCGATCCCCCTTTGAGAACTGAGTCATAACCTGCTCGGCTAATTCTCTCTATGAACCCGACgtactgtaaaaacatgctCTGGTTGTGGttatgtttggtttttaaaggGACGGCCGGTTGTGCACAGCCACAGGTGCCGGGCCTGATGACGACATGTCGGGAATGAAAACCGAGCTTTTTAAGCTTGTTTGAAGATGCATGCTTACAGCATATCATGATATGTTCCAATTAAGACTGCAATCAGGTCAATTCTGCAGCGAGCATGCCTATTGTAGATATGTTATAATCACATTCAAGCACATGATCAGTGAACTCCGGAGTATGCACAACTCAATGTGTTgcctttttaaatgaagagcTTGACACTATGGTTTATCAACAAGGTCAAGGAAGCTCTACCCAAAGAGGCGGGTGGAGGTGCATTTAATCTAAACAGCCACAATTTCAATTTGTGGAAAGGTGACATGGCATTTTGAGATAAAAGTTGATGAAAACTGTCCCTGTGAATGCTAATTGTCTCCTTTCAGAGTGACAGgggccccacacacacacacacacacacacacactgatgtcaccGTCCTATTTCAGGAGTCTTCACAATTGAAAGGCACATGGCCTGCAGTGGTGAACACAGTTTGAAAAGGAGGTTTATTTCAGTCCATTTGTGACAGAACGAGTGGGCTCAAGAAATActgagctacacacacacacacacacacacacacacacatgctataCAATGCAGTTGCATCATATATTTCAGTCAAATTGAAAGAAAattctgacttgttttttttgtccggAGAGAAAATGGCacctgtttgcttttttttaagtgttttttaacgGCTAACTAAAAAAAGGAGGGGCGTCACAAAGCGCCGGCTTTATATAACTGTCCTAAAAGTGTAACGATCAGCTGTGAGCTTCCGCCCCAGCGCAAATGTGCAATTTGCAAGCCAGTTTACACGGTTTCCGCGGCCCCCTGACCCCTCTGTGACTACGCGCGTCGCTAATTACAAGCGCAGCGCGCCTGTTCGGGGTCTATTTGTATTTCCTTGACGTTAAAAGTGTGAATTGGAAAAGTGGGACGTGCAAATTGCATTCGGCTGACTAATGTCACATAATGAAACGGCGGCGGGCGAGAAAGCGGCAGCCTCAAATGAGGTCCCCTGCTATGTCTGGTGATGTCTTGATGATGGCACTCTGAGGCGCGCTAATGGCTAACTGTGTCATTCTGTCCTGTTAAAAGCAGACACCTACAGTAGACATCCGTCCACGGTCAGCCACGGCGATTCAAATGAACAACGCCACGCACATGCAGGAGCGGGACGAGGAGTACGGCTACGAGTGTCTGGACGGGAAGGACTGCACCAGCTTCTTCTGCTGTTTCGAGGACTGCCGCTCCGGCGCCTGGCGGCACGGCAGGTTGCACATTCGCATTGCGAAAATTGACTCGTACGCACGCATCTTCTTCCCCACCGCGTTTGGTCTCTTCAACCTCGTCTACTGGGTGTCCTATCTGTATCTCTAAGCCCAGTGTGTGTATCCAGCCTTATCGTACACGTCATTCTATGTATTCTACATATGCTCTGTGCCAGCAGAGGACATTTTCATGGAGGGGACCCTCTGAAACCCACCAGAGATTTTGATTTcaagtattttctttctttaactcTCTGGTTTTAATCTCTTATATCCGACAACTTTTAACAGACATTGCAAATGTTGTAGCATTACACTTTACTGGCATGGAGAGAGGGTTTGCGGATGTGTATTAAAAGCATTGACTGTGTGAGCAATTAACTAAGAAGTGtttaaacatgtttagttttgtatttctttctttccaccattctattatttattttgacacaatTACGGcagcaaaaattaaaaaaaaaaaatagatgtgtATCACGTTATGGCGCAGTATGGTTAATTGTGAaatcaaaatattatttattatttgttattaacgTGAACAGTTTACTGTAAGTTTCATGTTATAAGAAGAACAAAGGTTTATTGACGCGGGTCTAGGATATTAAAGATaaggaaaaacataaatcatgGAGCCTTCCATGTTCCAGGAATGACACGACCTCAAGCAGGTCAGACTAATGTTTCCTTCGGTGCAGCTCcatgcattttaaattaaaatcccTTTTAGTGTCTGCAGACCTATGGTCCACACAGAGCGAGGACTATTAAAGCACACTTAGCTGCTCACCCAGAATAAACCCTTACACTTAGCCAGTCACTCTTcacacaaaagggaaaaaaaacaccacggAACAATATTAAAACTACAATCCCAGTTTCATCCACTATGATCAATAACAGCCAAATCTCTAACAAAGCAGGATGTAGAACTTAATTCATCTCTTATTTCCACAACTCAGTCTAACGACGACTTTCTCCAactattatttaaattattaagtttatttaaaaCGTAGTATTGTCTAATTCTCGATTTTATTTGGAAGTGagttatttctttctttgcgctgttttaaagtgaatcaaatgtatttgtgtgctCTTATCTTCAGTATatcctgatttatttattgatctgATGGCCCTCGTCTGCATTGTACAGTACATATTGGTTGTATATTACTTTTCTACACTCAAATATGATAAAAGTAATGAACAATCTAATGTATATTATGTGCTTTCTGATTGCGAATATTATGCCTTGCTTGTTTCCCCAGGACGGCAACATTTAAGGTGTCTAAGATCACGCCATCAATACTTACTTTTCTATATTTCTCTCATGTTTtccaaacaacataaaatgagtttgttttaatctaAAGATTTTTACTATAAACTATCCTGTTCCAACGTGAAATACATCTATTTTTAGTTAGTAATATGCTGCCGTACacaataaacaattaaaaataaagtagaaaTTCAGATTACAACACACAATCatcaaaaagaatgaaaatctGTCtcattgcttttcttttcttttctttttttttactgaacacaatcaaacacaaaacctaaagcactttaaagagctttgaattgtttgtttttcttaatgcttatttatttttggttttatttggcTGACGTGTTCGTTGGCacaattatattaatattaatataatatttcacgTGTGGTCGGACGGCAGTGACGCTGTGTACAAATCCAATGCTCAACTGTACagacactgtatatatattttacgaTTACATAGTGGTTTACATTTACTGCATGCACATTTCaggccaaaaaaagaaaagattcaacaTGTTTTATGGTCTTCTATTGTTGGATATGGAAACTAATAAACAAGCGCTGTTGATTATCATTCAGGATTTAATtataccttctttttttttaagaaaattgGAAAATTCGATGATAAAAAAGTTGAGTTACTCATTTTCTTTGGAGCCGTTAGcgacataaataaaacaggcGTTCgattcttttttccttttgctgATGAAAGTGAGCAACTTCTTACGAGACAGAAAGTACCACAGCaaattatgtaattattatcattattattattattattagtattaaaaCTTTTATCTAAATCTTCTGTCTGTGCTTCCCGTGAGCAGAGATATGAATACAGCTGCTGTGTAAAACAGGTTGACAACTGCACTTAAGAAGAATTAAGTTAGAATCTAAGATTACTAACAAgcttataatattataaatatatcaaataatgaagaggattagggccacacagGAAAGACATAtttgagttctgactttaaactccgAATTTTTGATTCTGACTCAAAATtaaggtcagaattctgagtttataGTCAGaactcaaatgtgttatttctgtgtgGCCCTGATCCTCTTCCATAAGAAAGAAActtgagatatatatatatatatatatatataagtcttTTATAAAAAGGCTTTAAATAATcagtgaggaaacaaacacGAACAGAACGTAACGCAAGCGTCTGAACTGCAAACGCTCGCTAcgataaaaacacaacttttttgaTAAACGCCACGTATGCAACGAACGGAGACGGCGCTCGAGTGTGGtatttgtaaacatttcaaaaggACTGGGTGTAAATCACGTTGTTTTTGTACATGAATTatgaacagaagaagaagaagaagacgacaacGTTTGTCAGGCCCCTTGAATTTTTTGTAAAAGGGAATCTATTTTGT
This genomic stretch from Solea senegalensis isolate Sse05_10M linkage group LG13, IFAPA_SoseM_1, whole genome shotgun sequence harbors:
- the gabrg2 gene encoding gamma-aminobutyric acid receptor subunit gamma-2 isoform X2; this translates as MFVNSIGPVNAINMEYTIDIFFAQTWYDRRLKFNSTMKVLRLNSNMVGKIWIPDTFFRNSKKADAHWITTPNRMLRIWNDGRILYTLRLTIDAECQLKLNNFPMDEHSCPLEFSSYGYPREEIVYKWKRSSVEVGDIRSWRLYQFSFVGLRNTSEVVRTVSGDYVVLTVFFDLSRRMGYFTIQTYIPCTLIVVLSWVSFWINKDAVPARTSLGITTVLTMTTLSTIARKSLPKVSYVTAMDLFVSVCFIFVFAALIEYGTLHYFVSNRKPSAKKDKKKKNPLLRLFSSKTPTVDIRPRSATAIQMNNATHMQERDEEYGYECLDGKDCTSFFCCFEDCRSGAWRHGRLHIRIAKIDSYARIFFPTAFGLFNLVYWVSYLYL
- the gabrg2 gene encoding gamma-aminobutyric acid receptor subunit gamma-2 isoform X1 — its product is MFVNSIGPVNAINMEYTIDIFFAQTWYDRRLKFNSTMKVLRLNSNMVGKIWIPDTFFRNSKKADAHWITTPNRMLRIWNDGRILYTLRLTIDAECQLKLNNFPMDEHSCPLEFSSYGYPREEIVYKWKRSSVEVGDIRSWRLYQFSFVGLRNTSEVVRTVSGDYVVLTVFFDLSRRMGYFTIQTYIPCTLIVVLSWVSFWINKDAVPARTSLGITTVLTMTTLSTIARKSLPKVSYVTAMDLFVSVCFIFVFAALIEYGTLHYFVSNRKPSAKKDKKKKNPLLRLFSSKQTPTVDIRPRSATAIQMNNATHMQERDEEYGYECLDGKDCTSFFCCFEDCRSGAWRHGRLHIRIAKIDSYARIFFPTAFGLFNLVYWVSYLYL
- the gabrg2 gene encoding gamma-aminobutyric acid receptor subunit gamma-2 isoform X3, producing MFVNSIGPVNAINMEYTIDIFFAQTWYDRRLKFNSTMKVLRLNSNMVGKIWIPDTFFRNSKKADAHWITTPNRMLRIWNDGRILYTLRLTIDAECQLKLNNFPMDEHSCPLEFSSYGYPREEIVYKWKRSSVEVGDIRSWRLYQFSFVGLRNTSEVVRTVSGDYVVLTVFFDLSRRMGYFTIQTYIPCTLIVVLSWVSFWINKDAVPARTSLGITTVLTMTTLSTIARKSLPKVSYVTAMDLFVSVCFIFVFAALIEYGTLHYFVSNRKPSAKKDKKKKNPQTPTVDIRPRSATAIQMNNATHMQERDEEYGYECLDGKDCTSFFCCFEDCRSGAWRHGRLHIRIAKIDSYARIFFPTAFGLFNLVYWVSYLYL
- the gabrg2 gene encoding gamma-aminobutyric acid receptor subunit gamma-2 isoform X4 — protein: MFVNSIGPVNAINMEYTIDIFFAQTWYDRRLKFNSTMKVLRLNSNMVGKIWIPDTFFRNSKKADAHWITTPNRMLRIWNDGRILYTLRLTIDAECQLKLNNFPMDEHSCPLEFSSYGYPREEIVYKWKRSSVEVGDIRSWRLYQFSFVGLRNTSEVVRTVSGDYVVLTVFFDLSRRMGYFTIQTYIPCTLIVVLSWVSFWINKDAVPARTSLGITTVLTMTTLSTIARKSLPKVSYVTAMDLFVSVCFIFVFAALIEYGTLHYFVSNRKPSAKKDKKKKNPTPTVDIRPRSATAIQMNNATHMQERDEEYGYECLDGKDCTSFFCCFEDCRSGAWRHGRLHIRIAKIDSYARIFFPTAFGLFNLVYWVSYLYL